From a region of the Arachis ipaensis cultivar K30076 chromosome B09, Araip1.1, whole genome shotgun sequence genome:
- the LOC107615157 gene encoding uncharacterized protein LOC107615157, with translation MKTPPNSEDELEEDNDSDDACPVFREGARFGELHLEVGMKFGTKWDFRKAVREYTIQEGRRIRLAKNDNIRCRAVCKVKECPWVVYASRDYENNCWQIKTFNDDHTCPREDKNKAANRNWVCNELVKKDANHHIYVIAWAIVEIENRERWKWFLELLHLDLEHYKENGWCFISDMQKGLISVVQEECARATTHQEFRDGMDKIKRPNEDAWAYLDKWQRDAWTRSAFSHKPKLGSICNNACEVFNAKIKAVRTKPIITLLEEVRMFVIRTIAKNKVKLNNHTGVLTSVIKSIPCVHACDALSRVNKPPEDFCHRLLRMESYREIYNHHINPIPGQSLWEHAEECNRPHVPKIKRKPGKLQMKRRMNADEKGGGGSKKSKTDPNGDNVHLKRQLGPFTCSFCGNKGHTKRCCKKKRACDAAAAAVVVAEADKKKKNKGGAPASEQQLQQPQDDGDQRDGENNPLV, from the exons ATGAAGACTCCTCCAAATTCAGAAGATGAACTAGAAGAAGACAACGATTCTGATGACGCATGTCCAGTGTTTAGGGAGGGTGCAAGATTTGGTGAGTTGCATCTTGAGGTGGGTATGAAATTTGGCACAAAGTGGGACTTTAGAAAAGCTGTTAGGGAGTATACAATTCAAGAGGGTAGGCGCATACGCCTTGCGAAGAACGATAACATAAGGTGCAGGGCAGTTTGTAAGGTTAAGGAGTGTCCTTGGGTGGTTTATGCATCAAGGGACTATGAGAACAATTGTTGGCAGATCAAAACCTTTAATGACGACCACACATGTCCCAGGGAAGACAAAAATAAGGCTGCTAATAGGAATTGGGTCTGCAACGAGCTTGTGAAGAAG GATGCGAACCATCATATCTACGTCATTGCATGGGCAATTGTGGAGATAGAGAATAGGGAGAGATGGAAGTGGTTTCTTGAATTACTGCATCTAGACTTAGAACACTACAAAGAAAATGGCTGGTGCTTTATATCCGATATGCAAAAG GGACTAATATCAGTAGTGCAAGAG GAATGTGCAAGGGCAACGACTCATCAAGAGTTCAGGGATGGAATGGACAAGATAAAAAGACCGAATGAAGATGCATGGGCATATTTAGATAAATGGCAAAGAGATGCATGGACTAGAAGCGCATTCAGCCATAAGCCGAAGTTGGGTAGCATTTGTAACAATGCATGCGAGGTGTTCAATGCAAAGATCAAGGCTGTGAGAACCAAGCCCATTATAACATTGTTGGAGGAGGTTCGAATGTTCGTTATACGAACCATAGCCAAGAACAAGGTGAAACTAAACAATCACACTGGAGTGCTCACATCGGTTATAAAGA GTATTCCTTGTGTGCATGCATGTGATGCACTATCTCGGGTTAACAAGCCACCAGAAGACTTTTGTCATCGCTTGCTAAGGATGGAGTCATACAGGGAAATATATAATCATCATATTAATCCAATTCCTGGACAATCATTATGGGAGCATGCAGAAGAATGTAACAGGCCACATGTACCAAAAATAAAGAGGAAACCTGGAAAACTACAGATGAAGAGAAGGATGAATGCTGATGAGAAGGGTGGTGGAGGATCTAAAAAGTCTAAAACTGATCCCAATGGAGATAATGTTCATCTAAAGAGGCAGTTGGGTCCCTTTACTTGCAGTTTCTGTGGTAATAAAGGACATACAAAGAGATGTTGTAAGAAGAAGAGAGCTTGTGATGCTGCTGCGGCTGCTGTTGTAGTTGCTGAGGctgataagaagaagaaaaataaaggaggTGCTCCTGCATCTGAGCAGCAACTTCAGCAGCCTCAAGATGATGGTGACCAACGTGATGGAGAAAACAATCCTCTTGTGTAG